The Candidatus Thermoplasmatota archaeon genomic sequence GCGCTCGCCTCCGGGGCGGACACCGTGGTCCTCGACCTCGAGGACGCCGTCGGGCCCGGCGAGAAGGCGAAGGCGCGGCGGGACGTCGCGGACGCGCTTGCCTCCCCCGCCCCGGCGGGTTCGAAGGTCGAGCGCGTCGTGCGCGTGAATCCGCCCGGCACGGACGTCCAGGCCGCGGACCTCGCGGCCCTCCTCGGGCTCCATCTCGACGCGGTCATGGTTCCGAAGGTGGAGCGCGCGGAGGACATCCGCCGCGTCGCGGCGGCGACGCCGCACGACGTCGCGATCCTTCCGATCGTCGAGAGCGCGCGGGGCGTGCTGAACGCGCTCGAGATCGCGGAGAGCGCGCGCGTCGGGGCGATCGTGTTCGGCGCCGAGGATTTCGCGGCGACGACGGGGGTCCGCCGCACCAAGGGAAACCTCGAGGTGCTCTACGCTCGAAGCCGCGTCGTGCTCGCCGCGGCGGCGGCCGGCGTGGGCGCGATCGATCAGGTGTACGTCACGATCGACGACCCCGCGGGCCTCGCGGCGGAGGCCGCGGAGGGCCGCACGCTCGGCTTCACGGGCAAGATGGCGATCCACCCGAAGCAGCTTCCGCCCATCCACGAGGCGTTCACGCCGACGAAGGCCGAGGCGGACGCGGCCGCGGCGCTCCTCGCCGAGGCCGAGAAGCACGGCTTCGGCGTCTTCAACTACGGCGGCCGCATGATCGACCGGCCGCTCATGGAGCAGGCCCGCCGCGCGATGCGCCTTGCCCGCCACGCGGGTGTCCTCTGAGGGCGAGCATTTCAAGCCTCCCCCGACGTCTGCGGAGGCGGGAGGCTCCAGCGTGCCGACACACCCGATCGCCCGCGCCCTGCTCCTGACCTTCGTCCTTGCCGTCGCGTCCGCCGTTTCCGCGGCCGTCGTGACCGGGGTCTGCGGAGGTTCCGGCAAGGACGTCGAGGACCCTGTGGGCGCGGTCGCGGTCCACTGGAGCGAGGGCGCGACCGGGTGCTCCGCATGGGTGGACCGCGACGGAGACGGGCGGCCCGAGGCGGGCGGCTGGGTCGGCGGTACGCAGGACCCGCCCTCGGTCGGCGCGGGCATCGCGCTCGCCGACAAGCCGGGCGTCATCGGCGCGAGCGGCGGAACGGGCCTCGCCATCAACGAGGAGGGGGTCCAGGTCCAGCCGGGCGGCGGCGCGCTCCTTTCCGCAAACGCGATCGACCACGACGCCATGAGCCTCGGCGGCGGCGGCTCATCGCTGCGCCTCGGCCCCGCGGGAGGGTCGGGCCACGTCGCGGTCGGCGAGGGTCTCGCGATCAACGAGGAGGGCGTGCAGGTCTTCGGAGCTTCGGTCGGCGGCGGCCTCGCGATCAACGAGGAAGGCGTGCAGCTCGCGGGCGGCGGCCTCGGTGGAGGCCTCGCGATCAACGAGGAGGGCGTCCAGATCGGGTCCGGCGGCGGCGCGGGGCTCGCCATCAACGAGGAGGGGGTCCAGGTGATCGGCGGTGGCGCCGACGGATCGACCGTGCGCAACGCGACGGCCGATTCCGACGCGGACGGCTTCGCCGTCGCCTCGGGGCGCGCGCGAATGGGCGGGGCGTCGACGGAGTCGTCCGACGCCCGCAACGTCACGATCGCGGCGGACGGGCTCGGGACCGGCGCCGACCTCGGCGGGTCGACGCTCGTGGTGGCGGACGACAACGCCGCGCACGCGGCCGCGGAGCGCTCGGCAAGGGTTCCCCGGGGCGTCGCGGACGGGACCGCCCGGGCCGCGACGGGCGAGGGCGCCTCGGTCGAGGCCCGCGCGCTCGGCGCGGGGGCGACCTGCGGCGTGGACCAATCGAGCGACCCGGACGTCGCGTGCGGCGACGATTGATCAGAGGATCGCGCCGTGCTTCTTCTCCGGAAGAGGCAGGTGCTTCGTCTCGAAGAACGCGAAGCGCTTCGCGAGCTCCGATCGGAGCGCGTGGCCCGGCATCACGTGGTCCACGACGAGCTGGTCCGCCATCACGTGCACGTCGATGTCCGCCTTGTACTCCGCGCGCTTCTCGGCGATGAAGCGTTCGCGCTCGGGTCCCTCGGGGATCTTCATGATATGGTTACGGTAGACCGCGTTGATCGCGGCCTCCGGACCCATGATCGCGATCTCGGCGCCCGGAAGCGCGACCGTCGCCTCGGGCTCGAACGCGGGGCCGCACATCGCGTAGATGCCCGCGCCGTACGCCTTGCGCACGACGACGCACACCTTGGGCACGGTCGCCATCGAGGTCGCGTAGATCATCTTCCGGCCGCGCCGCAGGATGCCCGCGCGCTCGACGTCGAGGCCGACCATGAAGCCCGGCGTGTCGCAGAGGTAGAGCAGGGGCACGTTGAACGCGTCGCATTTCCAGATGAACTCGGCCGCCTTGTCGCTCGATTCGGGAAAGATCGCGCCGGCTTTCGCGCCGGAGTTGTTCGCGACGATGCCGATCACGCGGCCTTCGAGGCGCGCGAAACCGACGACCATCTCGGGCGCGTACTCCTTCTTGATCTCGAAGAACGAGTCCGCGTCGACGAGCGCGTCGATGAGATCGTGGACGTCGAACGCCTTGTTCGGGTCCTCGGGCACGATCCCGTCGATGTCGCCCGTCGGGCGCGAGGGCGCGCGCGCCGTGTAGCGCGGCGGCAGCTCGAAGCACGAGTTCGGCAGGTACGACAGGAGGCGCGCGACCTCGAAGGCCGCGTCCTGCTCGTCGTCCACGACGATGTCGCACGAGCCGGACTCGCGAGCGTGCATGTCGGGGCCGCCGAGGTCCGAGAGCGCGATCTGCTCGCCGGTCACCATCTCGACCATGCGCGGCGAGGCGATCGCCATGGCGGAGCCTGTCGCGCGCACCATGAGCGTGAAGTCGCAGAAGACGGGCGTGTAGGCGGCGCCCGCGATGCAGGGCCCGTACATGACGCAGACCTGCGGCACGACGCCCGACATGATGGAGTGGTTGTAGAAGTAGCGGCCGATGCCTTGCCGGTTCGCGAAGAAACCGGACTGGTCGGTGATGCGGCCGCCCGACGAGTCGATGAGGTAGAGGACGGGGAGCCGCGTCTTGAGCGCGCGCTCCTGCACGCGCAGGAACTTCTCGACGCCCTTCTCGGCCATGCTGCCGGCCTTCACCGTGTAATCGTTCGCGATGAACCACACGCGGCGGTCCGCAAGCCACGCGGCGCCCGTGACCATGCCGTCCGCGGCGAGGTCGGGCTTCGCGTAGTTCGCGAAGAGGCCGTCCTCGAACGCGATGTCCTTGAAGAAGAGGTCGAGCCGCTCGCGGACGAAGAGCTTGTTCTCGTCCTTGAGCTTCTCGCGGTACTTCTGCGGGCCGCCCTCGCGGACGCGCGCCGCCTCCTCCTCGAGCCTCTTCGCCCGCTCCGCGGTCATGGCAGGTGCGGATGAGCGCGGGCGATAAGAAGGTTGCCGGGAACCCGGGGTCCCCTGAGCCCTTCACGTCGCGAGGCGCTCCACGAAGTCGCAATCCTGGACGACCTCGCTCACGTCGATGCCCGCCTGCCGGAACTCGATGAGGCGGGGTCCGATGCAGATCGTGAACCCTCCGTGCGCCGTCCCTTCGGGGAAGAGGAGGAAGTGCGTCGTGGACCAGCGCCCGGTCTGGACCTGGAGGGTCTGGCGGAAGCTGAACGGGGTCGCGCCGGAGATGAAGCAGCGTCCGGACGGATGTCCAGACACGGGGCAATCCTCGTTGTCGGCGGCGAGGATCGAGCCCGAGCGGCTCACGACCGCGACGCCCGGCTCGCCCCACGTCGCCTCGGGCGTGAGCGTGAAAAGGAACCGCCCTTCCGGCACGGATCTGCCGTTGTCGGGAAGGAACTCGCCCGTGCTCGCCGCGTAGCGGTGCGGGATCGGCCGGTTGCCCCCCTCGTAGGGGTCGCCGGGCCGGCCGACGCCCACGACGCCGTCGCCGTTGACGTCGCGCCAGATCCCCATCCAGAGATCGGGGAGGAAGAGCGCGCCCGGCGGCACCGCGAGGCCTCCGTTCGCCCCGAGGCCCGGGAGCGGGTAGGGGCGGGGCGGGAGG encodes the following:
- a CDS encoding CoA ester lyase gives rise to the protein MSANPAAERIRRSVLFVPGDRPDRIPKALASGADTVVLDLEDAVGPGEKAKARRDVADALASPAPAGSKVERVVRVNPPGTDVQAADLAALLGLHLDAVMVPKVERAEDIRRVAAATPHDVAILPIVESARGVLNALEIAESARVGAIVFGAEDFAATTGVRRTKGNLEVLYARSRVVLAAAAAGVGAIDQVYVTIDDPAGLAAEAAEGRTLGFTGKMAIHPKQLPPIHEAFTPTKAEADAAAALLAEAEKHGFGVFNYGGRMIDRPLMEQARRAMRLARHAGVL
- a CDS encoding acyl-CoA carboxylase subunit beta; translated protein: MTAERAKRLEEEAARVREGGPQKYREKLKDENKLFVRERLDLFFKDIAFEDGLFANYAKPDLAADGMVTGAAWLADRRVWFIANDYTVKAGSMAEKGVEKFLRVQERALKTRLPVLYLIDSSGGRITDQSGFFANRQGIGRYFYNHSIMSGVVPQVCVMYGPCIAGAAYTPVFCDFTLMVRATGSAMAIASPRMVEMVTGEQIALSDLGGPDMHARESGSCDIVVDDEQDAAFEVARLLSYLPNSCFELPPRYTARAPSRPTGDIDGIVPEDPNKAFDVHDLIDALVDADSFFEIKKEYAPEMVVGFARLEGRVIGIVANNSGAKAGAIFPESSDKAAEFIWKCDAFNVPLLYLCDTPGFMVGLDVERAGILRRGRKMIYATSMATVPKVCVVVRKAYGAGIYAMCGPAFEPEATVALPGAEIAIMGPEAAINAVYRNHIMKIPEGPERERFIAEKRAEYKADIDVHVMADQLVVDHVMPGHALRSELAKRFAFFETKHLPLPEKKHGAIL